Proteins encoded in a region of the Mucilaginibacter sabulilitoris genome:
- a CDS encoding 3-deoxy-D-manno-octulosonic acid transferase encodes MFLYNIGIKLYYFAIWLASFFNAKASLWISGRKKQRFASFNGSIWFHFASLGEFEQGRPILEAMRERHPGKKIVVTFFSPSGYEIRKNTPLADAVYYLPLDTAKNARHFIDTIAPEIAVFTKYEYWYHYFSELHKKGVSLYIISGIFRPKQVFFKWYGGINRKILTFVSHFFLQDEQSRQLLHTLGLTNTTVSGDTRFDRVWANAQQPKQVPGIAQFKNLQKVFIAGSTWPEDEKLLATLPALYPDWKFIFAPHEINEEKINNLINLFPANSVVRYSKWAGNSKFKIQNSKDQTDNSLRVLIIDNIGMLSSLYAYGDIAHIGGGFGVGIHNTLEAAAFGLPVIFGPNYLKFNEARELITLKAGFCISNEAQLKGITDSLITDEAFYSTTSKKIRDYVQEHTGATQLIMKHISPLIP; translated from the coding sequence ATGTTTTTATATAACATTGGAATCAAATTATATTACTTCGCCATCTGGTTGGCCTCGTTCTTTAATGCTAAAGCAAGCCTATGGATAAGCGGCCGCAAAAAACAACGCTTTGCCAGTTTTAATGGCAGTATCTGGTTCCATTTTGCGTCACTTGGTGAGTTCGAACAAGGGCGTCCGATTTTAGAAGCTATGCGGGAGCGTCATCCAGGGAAAAAAATCGTGGTTACATTTTTTTCACCATCGGGTTATGAGATCAGGAAAAATACCCCGCTTGCTGATGCCGTTTATTATCTGCCTTTAGATACTGCCAAAAACGCACGCCATTTTATTGATACCATAGCTCCGGAAATAGCCGTGTTCACCAAGTACGAATACTGGTATCATTATTTTAGCGAGCTACATAAAAAAGGTGTTTCTCTGTATATAATTTCGGGTATTTTTAGACCAAAACAGGTGTTTTTTAAGTGGTATGGAGGCATAAATCGTAAGATTTTAACATTTGTTTCGCACTTTTTTTTGCAGGACGAGCAATCCAGACAATTACTGCATACCCTTGGCCTTACCAACACAACGGTGAGCGGAGATACCCGGTTCGACCGTGTATGGGCGAACGCTCAGCAGCCAAAACAAGTACCCGGAATTGCCCAATTTAAAAACCTGCAGAAAGTGTTTATTGCTGGCAGCACCTGGCCCGAAGATGAAAAACTGCTGGCCACCTTACCCGCTCTATATCCTGATTGGAAATTCATTTTTGCCCCGCATGAAATAAATGAAGAAAAAATAAACAACCTTATTAATCTCTTCCCTGCAAATTCGGTTGTAAGGTATTCTAAATGGGCTGGAAATTCAAAATTCAAAATTCAAAATTCAAAAGACCAAACAGACAACTCACTCCGTGTACTTATCATAGATAACATCGGGATGCTGTCGTCATTATATGCTTATGGCGATATTGCTCATATAGGCGGAGGCTTTGGCGTGGGTATTCACAACACGCTTGAGGCGGCGGCATTTGGGTTGCCGGTAATTTTTGGCCCTAATTATTTAAAGTTTAACGAGGCCCGGGAACTGATAACCTTAAAGGCCGGTTTCTGCATCAGTAATGAGGCCCAGCTGAAAGGGATAACCGATAGCCTGATAACCGATGAGGCTTTTTATAGTACTACCAGCAAAAAGATCCGCGATTACGTTCAGGAACATACCGGAGCCACGCAATTGATCATGAAGCACATAAGCCCCCTAATTCCCTAA
- a CDS encoding lysophospholipid acyltransferase family protein, translating to MIRPRKNIIIHWFFHHYILWIVARNFHEVKLTPVNIAPEKAVLLLANHFSWWDGFLMYYLNSKLLSKKFHVMILEDTAREVSFFKYMGAFSVNKNSKDMMASLDYAAGLLNDHQNMVLIFPQGKLHSNFTDNMIFQKGLMRIINGARADFQILMAATFIEHFKYKKPSAHVYLKTLTSGLTYKNIDELTAVYQQYYNLAKQQQTEIVL from the coding sequence ATGATACGTCCGCGAAAGAATATCATCATACACTGGTTTTTTCACCATTATATCCTGTGGATAGTGGCGCGCAATTTCCATGAAGTTAAACTTACGCCGGTTAATATTGCTCCTGAGAAAGCTGTTTTGCTGCTGGCCAACCACTTTAGCTGGTGGGACGGTTTTTTGATGTATTACCTGAACAGTAAGCTGCTGAGCAAGAAATTTCATGTGATGATATTGGAGGATACGGCACGTGAGGTGTCTTTTTTTAAGTATATGGGAGCCTTTTCGGTCAATAAAAACAGTAAAGATATGATGGCTTCGCTTGATTATGCTGCTGGGTTATTAAATGACCATCAAAATATGGTGCTTATTTTTCCGCAGGGTAAATTGCACTCCAATTTTACGGATAACATGATTTTTCAAAAAGGCTTGATGCGGATTATTAACGGAGCCCGTGCAGATTTCCAAATTTTAATGGCCGCAACATTTATTGAACATTTTAAATATAAAAAGCCCAGTGCGCACGTTTATCTAAAAACATTAACCTCTGGTTTAACTTATAAAAACATAGATGAGCTGACAGCAGTTTATCAGCAATATTATAATTTAGCAAAGCAACAGCAAACCGAAATAGTATTATAA
- a CDS encoding glycosyltransferase — MIIAISITFFFIILRFAVTLFNFISNPKLHRVSKQYTDRVSILIPARNEADNIETLLRSIHAQDYQNYEVIILDDESTDDTYVVCAAFAVKHPHFRVIKGARLPEGWIGKNHACHQLAKEADGKYLLFLDADEEVKPGLINSAVHRMHLLQLGLLSLFTNQQMISPGEKAVVPLMHFILLNLLPVRLIYLVKNASVAAASGQFMFFDAAIYHQHQWHKAVKDKVVEDVEIMRLVKAEAYDGEALLANGMISCRMYKSYDEAINGFGKNFLAAFNYSIIGFLVYIVLIIGGPMIVLMTLNLPLIFFMLGLIMLTRFMISLLSDQSPANNIILHPLQMLNMLIIAVISIQKYLTKTTVWKGRKI; from the coding sequence GTGATCATTGCCATATCAATTACCTTCTTTTTTATCATCCTGCGTTTTGCGGTTACCCTGTTCAATTTTATATCGAACCCCAAGCTTCACCGCGTAAGTAAGCAATATACCGACAGGGTATCTATCCTGATACCGGCCCGTAACGAAGCAGATAACATAGAAACACTGCTGCGGTCAATCCATGCACAGGATTATCAGAACTATGAAGTGATTATACTTGATGATGAATCAACCGATGATACTTACGTTGTTTGTGCGGCATTTGCGGTGAAGCATCCGCATTTCAGGGTAATAAAGGGGGCCAGGCTGCCCGAAGGCTGGATAGGTAAAAACCATGCCTGCCATCAGCTGGCCAAAGAAGCCGATGGCAAGTATTTACTATTTTTAGATGCCGACGAAGAGGTAAAACCTGGTTTAATAAACAGCGCGGTACACCGTATGCATCTACTCCAGCTGGGTCTGCTGAGCTTGTTCACCAATCAGCAAATGATTAGTCCTGGCGAAAAGGCTGTTGTGCCGCTAATGCATTTTATATTATTAAACCTGCTGCCGGTAAGGCTTATTTACCTTGTAAAAAATGCCTCTGTAGCAGCGGCAAGCGGCCAGTTTATGTTTTTCGACGCGGCTATTTATCATCAGCATCAATGGCACAAGGCAGTTAAAGACAAAGTGGTGGAGGACGTAGAGATCATGCGGCTCGTAAAAGCCGAAGCATACGATGGTGAAGCCCTGCTGGCCAATGGCATGATAAGCTGTCGCATGTATAAAAGTTATGATGAGGCCATAAACGGCTTTGGCAAAAACTTTTTGGCGGCGTTTAATTATAGCATCATCGGCTTTTTAGTTTATATAGTACTTATTATTGGTGGCCCCATGATTGTGCTCATGACCCTTAATTTGCCGCTGATATTTTTTATGCTTGGTCTTATTATGCTTACACGGTTCATGATCTCGCTGTTATCTGACCAAAGCCCTGCAAACAATATTATCCTGCACCCTTTACAAATGCTCAATATGCTGATTATAGCGGTAATATCCATACAAAAATACCTCACCAAAACAACGGTATGGAAAGGGCGTAAAATTTGA
- a CDS encoding carotenoid biosynthesis protein translates to MKKLLFAYLTMPQRISVVIIVLFHAVGLAGFMVPYIDAIFLNIVPWHLLLMAAVIIYNQERVDGKFLLFALLIFAIGFMAEFTGVHTGLLFGNYVYGETLGVKLFNIPLIIGVNWFLLIYSTGVLIQRQRIRNKLLGIITGALILVMLDVLIEPIATQFDYWHWIGGSIPVKNYVCWFMLGALMLFIFDRFKFKTQSMVAPVLLIMQFIFFMVLGFVN, encoded by the coding sequence TTGAAAAAGCTGCTGTTTGCTTACCTTACAATGCCGCAGCGCATAAGTGTTGTAATTATTGTATTATTTCATGCAGTGGGTTTGGCGGGCTTTATGGTGCCCTATATTGATGCTATTTTTTTAAACATAGTGCCCTGGCACCTGCTGCTGATGGCGGCCGTAATTATCTATAATCAAGAGCGCGTCGACGGTAAATTCTTGCTTTTTGCATTGCTGATATTTGCTATAGGTTTTATGGCCGAGTTTACGGGAGTACATACCGGCCTGCTGTTTGGCAATTATGTTTATGGCGAAACCCTGGGTGTTAAATTGTTTAATATCCCGCTAATTATTGGTGTCAACTGGTTTTTATTGATTTACTCAACCGGGGTGTTAATACAGCGGCAAAGGATCAGGAACAAACTGCTCGGCATCATTACGGGCGCCCTGATACTGGTAATGCTCGATGTGCTGATTGAGCCAATTGCCACACAGTTTGACTATTGGCACTGGATTGGGGGGAGTATACCTGTTAAAAACTATGTTTGTTGGTTTATGCTTGGCGCGCTGATGCTTTTCATCTTTGACCGGTTTAAGTTTAAAACGCAAAGTATGGTAGCCCCTGTACTGCTCATTATGCAGTTTATATTTTTTATGGTTCTGGGTTTTGTAAACTGA
- a CDS encoding UDP-glucuronic acid decarboxylase family protein: MANRKRILITGAAGFLGSHLCDRFIKEDYHVIGMDNLITGDLRNIEHLFKLENFEFYNHDVSTFVHVPGELQYILHFASPASPIDYLKIPIQTLKVGSLGTHNLLGLALTKGARMLIASTSEVYGDPNINPQPEEYWGNVNPVGPRGVYDEAKRFQEAITMAYHTFHGLETRIVRIFNTYGPRMRLNDGRVLPAFIGQALRGEPLTMFGDGSQTRSFCYVDDLVEGIYRLLHSDYPQPVNIGNPDEITIRQFGEEIIRLTGTDQQLISLPLPVDDPKQRRPDITKAKSILGWEPKVSRSEGLKITLDYFKSLPEKEINHKDFAYYNKR, from the coding sequence ATGGCAAACCGTAAACGGATATTAATAACCGGAGCAGCCGGCTTCTTAGGTTCGCATTTGTGCGACAGGTTTATTAAGGAAGACTACCATGTAATTGGTATGGACAACCTCATCACCGGTGATCTGCGCAATATCGAACACCTTTTTAAACTGGAAAACTTTGAGTTTTACAACCACGATGTTTCCACCTTTGTGCATGTACCCGGCGAGCTGCAATACATCCTGCACTTCGCCTCGCCGGCAAGCCCTATTGATTATTTAAAAATACCCATACAAACCTTAAAGGTAGGTTCACTGGGCACCCACAATCTGCTGGGCCTGGCCCTTACCAAAGGAGCCCGTATGCTCATTGCCTCCACCTCTGAGGTATATGGCGATCCTAACATCAACCCACAGCCCGAAGAATACTGGGGCAATGTGAACCCGGTTGGCCCGCGCGGGGTGTATGATGAGGCCAAGCGTTTCCAGGAAGCCATTACCATGGCTTACCATACCTTTCATGGCCTGGAAACCCGCATCGTTCGCATATTTAACACCTATGGACCGCGTATGCGCCTGAATGACGGCCGGGTGCTGCCTGCCTTTATCGGCCAGGCTTTAAGGGGCGAACCGCTAACCATGTTTGGCGATGGTTCACAAACCCGTTCCTTCTGCTATGTGGATGACCTGGTAGAAGGCATTTATCGCCTCCTGCACAGCGATTACCCGCAGCCGGTGAACATCGGTAACCCCGACGAGATCACCATCAGGCAGTTTGGTGAAGAGATCATCAGGCTTACCGGTACCGATCAACAACTCATCAGCCTGCCTTTACCGGTTGATGACCCCAAACAGCGACGCCCGGACATTACCAAAGCCAAAAGCATTTTAGGCTGGGAACCAAAGGTTTCCAGAAGCGAGGGACTAAAGATCACTTTAGATTATTTCAAATCCCTGCCCGAAAAGGAAATCAATCATAAGGATTTTGCATACTATAACAAACGATAA
- a CDS encoding alpha/beta fold hydrolase gives MGFLHLPGLGKAHFHEYGTGQKPLLAFHGYGMTGKQFHVLEKSILPKYHIYGFDHFFHGGSKLDGWTDKQIRAGMPKNMVHSYMQEWFKIYGEQRFSVMGYSIGANLALILLEEYAHLVDDVILMAPDGLSVYKGFHFLLHNPLGKFMFRIVTRSKWLAPFVLKCAKKAGLIDDSLYQIAYNEIDTEQKRLDTYYTLNLIRLLKPNAEKVASRINQYKINCTLIFGKDDQLFPKSAAMPFIGMLDNAEVHELELGHWLVIKALDEYLVR, from the coding sequence ATGGGTTTTTTACATCTGCCCGGTTTGGGTAAAGCGCATTTTCACGAGTATGGCACGGGGCAAAAGCCGTTGCTGGCCTTTCATGGTTATGGCATGACGGGTAAGCAGTTTCACGTGCTCGAAAAGTCGATACTGCCCAAATATCATATTTATGGCTTCGATCACTTTTTTCATGGCGGAAGCAAGCTCGATGGGTGGACAGATAAGCAGATCAGGGCGGGTATGCCCAAAAATATGGTGCACAGCTACATGCAGGAGTGGTTTAAAATTTACGGCGAACAGCGGTTTTCGGTAATGGGTTATTCCATTGGTGCCAACCTGGCGCTCATACTACTGGAGGAATATGCCCACCTGGTTGATGATGTGATATTAATGGCTCCCGATGGCCTGTCGGTTTATAAGGGGTTTCATTTTTTACTGCATAACCCCTTGGGGAAATTCATGTTCCGGATAGTTACCAGGAGCAAATGGCTTGCTCCTTTTGTACTTAAATGCGCAAAAAAAGCCGGTTTAATTGATGATAGCCTGTACCAGATTGCCTATAATGAAATTGATACCGAACAAAAACGGCTTGATACCTATTATACCTTAAATTTAATACGTTTGCTAAAGCCAAACGCGGAAAAAGTTGCCTCCAGGATAAATCAGTATAAAATTAACTGCACCCTGATTTTTGGCAAAGACGATCAGTTGTTTCCCAAATCGGCGGCAATGCCATTTATAGGCATGCTTGACAATGCCGAAGTTCATGAACTTGAACTGGGGCACTGGCTGGTAATTAAAGCGCTTGACGAATATTTAGTACGATAG
- a CDS encoding lysophospholipid acyltransferase family protein, whose product MLPSRRNDTLSKLFFRYMRWWMGRRFKEVNVLPFEPKPGHSILLLTNHFSWWDGFFANYSAFTNLQRRLYIMMQHDHFVKHWYFKYWGAFSMKKASRDMLESLTYSAGLLNDPRNLVTVFPQGELCSNHITHIHVEKGIAHLIKQIKGPCQIVYQCTLIDYFESLKPRAYIHLFDCGTAGEVPFEELKQRINDFHQQALKNQVNIPH is encoded by the coding sequence ATGTTGCCATCACGCAGAAATGATACCCTGAGTAAGTTGTTCTTCCGCTATATGCGCTGGTGGATGGGGCGCCGTTTTAAGGAGGTTAATGTATTGCCCTTTGAGCCCAAACCGGGTCATTCCATATTGCTGCTTACCAATCATTTTAGCTGGTGGGACGGTTTTTTTGCCAACTATTCGGCCTTTACCAATTTGCAACGCCGGCTTTATATCATGATGCAGCATGATCATTTTGTAAAGCACTGGTATTTTAAATACTGGGGTGCTTTCTCCATGAAAAAAGCCTCGCGCGACATGCTGGAATCACTTACTTATTCGGCCGGTTTGTTGAATGACCCCAGAAACCTGGTTACTGTGTTTCCGCAGGGCGAGCTTTGCTCTAACCATATTACACATATCCATGTTGAAAAAGGCATTGCGCATCTTATTAAACAAATTAAGGGTCCTTGCCAGATAGTTTACCAATGTACGCTGATTGATTATTTTGAAAGCCTGAAGCCGCGCGCCTATATACACCTGTTTGATTGCGGTACAGCAGGCGAGGTGCCATTTGAGGAGCTGAAACAGCGCATCAATGATTTTCATCAGCAGGCGTTAAAAAATCAGGTTAATATACCGCACTAA
- the galE gene encoding UDP-glucose 4-epimerase GalE, with protein sequence MKILVTGGLGFIGSHTVVELVNAGYEPVIVDDLSNSDPKILDQIARIIGYKPVFHKLDLSNEHSVKELAVNEPDIDGIIHFAAFKAVGESVQKPLKYYRNNFYSLINLLESYYGKPLNFVFSSSCTVYGQPEHLPVTEAAPVQPAQSPYGNTKQIAEEILQDMVASGSNYKVISLRYFNPVGAHETALIGELPIGVPQNLVPFITQTAIGKRQKITVFGNDYNTPDGSCVRDYIHVVDLAKAHVAALKLAEKDSFKGYDVFNIGTGKGNTVLDVIHAFERTTGVKLNYEIGPRRAGDVEKVWGDVTKSTNKLGWKAELGIDAMMASAWEWEKYIAQNPL encoded by the coding sequence ATGAAAATATTAGTCACAGGCGGCCTTGGTTTTATTGGCTCCCATACTGTTGTTGAATTGGTAAATGCAGGCTATGAGCCTGTTATTGTTGATGACCTGTCAAACTCCGACCCTAAAATATTAGATCAGATAGCCAGGATCATAGGCTATAAACCTGTTTTTCATAAGCTTGACCTGAGCAATGAGCACAGTGTAAAGGAACTGGCCGTTAATGAGCCAGATATTGACGGCATTATTCATTTCGCCGCCTTTAAAGCAGTGGGAGAATCTGTGCAAAAGCCACTAAAATATTATCGGAATAATTTTTATTCCTTAATTAACCTGCTTGAAAGCTATTATGGTAAGCCATTAAATTTTGTTTTTTCATCAAGCTGTACCGTTTATGGGCAACCTGAACATTTACCCGTTACCGAAGCCGCACCGGTACAACCTGCGCAGTCTCCTTATGGTAATACCAAACAAATAGCCGAGGAGATTTTACAGGACATGGTAGCCTCTGGCAGTAACTACAAGGTAATATCATTAAGATATTTTAATCCGGTTGGGGCGCATGAAACTGCCTTAATAGGCGAACTGCCTATCGGTGTACCGCAAAACCTGGTGCCGTTTATTACCCAAACAGCTATTGGCAAACGCCAAAAGATAACTGTATTTGGTAATGATTATAATACACCCGATGGTAGCTGCGTTCGTGATTATATACACGTGGTCGACCTTGCTAAGGCACACGTAGCTGCCCTTAAACTGGCAGAAAAGGATAGCTTTAAAGGGTATGATGTATTTAATATAGGTACCGGCAAAGGCAATACCGTACTGGATGTAATACATGCCTTTGAACGCACAACCGGCGTAAAACTTAATTATGAAATTGGGCCACGCCGTGCGGGAGATGTAGAAAAAGTTTGGGGCGATGTTACCAAATCAACAAATAAATTAGGATGGAAGGCCGAACTGGGTATTGACGCCATGATGGCATCGGCCTGGGAATGGGAAAAATACATAGCTCAAAATCCGCTATAA